Part of the Lolium rigidum isolate FL_2022 chromosome 6, APGP_CSIRO_Lrig_0.1, whole genome shotgun sequence genome, ctttcaggattgtacaaatctgatccgcggtgatggctgaaggtgtcgaaccctgaagattcgccggggtggcatacttagccagccatgcttgcttttccagcttccgagccaaccgtaggagctgagctccggaggtttgccggagtggcatacttagctagccacgtctcgcttctcaataTCTCGCTCCCGATGTTCCTCCCGTCTGTTCCCGAAGTCCCTCGTCgttgcagctcggttcgagagtgcccgagccatcgcggtccggcacgtatgcgcacgtgtatccatgcgggatctccttgggcgcctcatgtaggaattggtagtcactagggtcaccaccaatcttgtagacgacgtatgtcgatgagttcggcacatctggtgctgccaacgcgaacggcagcggcggacgggactggagtggcacctctccttggtaagtccccagagctggtcctgacggagaataccgatggctcatgatttctcggatcacgcgcagagcgacacgctccaaagtgttcaccaggctctcggagtggcggtgcagccgaatgagccaccatgaagttgatctcccgacgcagcgacccggtgcgttcttccgacggggaggacaggtccactccatcgagcgcgctcaggtgagaacccctcccacccgatgccatgggagcgggttccgtggaaagagccgatgaggtcggcttcgaggaccgccttgatctcgtcatgcttcttcttgagctcgtcggccgatcctcgtacttgaccggagtgccttccgccatctcggatgtagatggcgatgcggtggatgtcgaagatggtcccaccgggcatgccgaatgtgttgctgtcggaaacccaccggcgggcggcgacgggcaacaccgtagagccgggaatctcccgggactgcggctggccccggtccctccgagcgacggcccgcaaagcctttcgcacacacgtccgatgccgtcgcaagggcgtgccacctgacctatacccggtcgggaaggtgttggatgatgcctcgcttagtttcctgcatggcatacacgtaaacgttaaatacgagcctcgatcggctctcaggttgtcctgtgaatcggctcaaagagccgatccacccatgatgcgtacgaggtgtacgatcagatggtggtcctacttgatcaagataaagctgaagcgacctactacgatttggggttttcaccgcacaatcggaacatcctactcgtgattgggcctcgcgctcgcgtacggtgatcgtaagccgatcctagacagggcctaaaaaccaacacgaggttgatcctcggaacgtcccgtctagggctagcaaacgacaccctacacgccgccggatcctccaaccctttgtaaggcctaacaatgcggatattaaactaatccttgaagaacaaggagcaatcataacggatcggatctactaaataatgatcaagcgggtgccgcccttacacccgtgacagagcgtaagggcggctagatgcctaagggttgcacgacgatagcatatgatacgaagaacaatgctaaccctaaaacatctatgataactacgttgcccgccatcaaaaaggcttcaagtacgagcaacgcatggaagacgaataaacgtggctgcctagatcgcaagatgcgatctaggcaagcatggcgcttacccggaagaaaccctcgagacggggagttggcgatgcgccgagattggtttgtggtgaacgttggttgttgtttatttcataaaccctagatacatatttatagtccggggactttctaattcaggcgtgcacctaaccgtgcacgggtaaaactctaacttctgaccgacacatatcctactatggtacagatacacgggcaattagcccaaacttggtacacaaggccgattcagagatcctccacgcgtatatccttcaagcccatctcatttacggcccatctcctgatttggccaaaatctggtgataacagcgcaTGTATTTGTTTTCTTCAGCAGGCATACAGAAAAAGTTTGTGCTCGTAGAGACCTCTCTCCAGCAAATTGTAAGCATCGTCGCTGCTTCAGTTCTTTTCCCTACCTTTTTTAAAACAACAAAGTTTCGTTTATTGAGACATGCTACCGCAGCTTAAGGGACAAGACGATCTCAAGGTGCTCTTTGAAGGCAGCACAAAAAGCAATCCTGACCAGATGAGTGCTCTGAATAACCACACCAGCAAACTCGATGAGATATTATCGACACTTTCAATCCTGAAGCAAATGCAGGAAGATTTGAGGCAATTGAAGGGTGGCATCTTCAGAATGGAGAATAAGTAAGTGCGAGACCCCTAGCGGGATGGCTGGACTATCCACGTGGTGCACCTGTGTTGGACGAAAAAAATGGGAGTCGGATGTAATGTGGACCTGTGGTCGAGCTGTACTGCATGCCTGCACGCCAGTGAGCGGAAAAAAGGCCAGGCCGAACATCCCTCCCAAACCCTATTTCATCTCCCATCCAACTCTTCCTGGCGGCGGCTTTCGGGAATATCACAACGAGCGGGCAGCCTGCGGCGGGGAACGGCGAGCTCCTGTGTGGTGGTGGAGAGGGGCCTGGGCAGCCGAGCCGGCTCTCTGTGGCGCACAGACGCCGCACGCCGGTGCGGACAACCGCGAGGTCTCCACCAGCGGAGCGGCCCCTGGGGCAGATCTCGACTTTGGCGCCGAGAATCCCGTCTCTTTACAACGAGGAGTGCGTCGGCTTCTTCTCCTCCAAGATACTGCCGCCACCGGTATGGACGGCCGCCACGCGCCACTCCGGCTCCTCGACCGCCACTCCGTGCTCCTGGCCGCGCCCTCCGATGGCGAAGAAGAAAAGATGGCCTCGTGGGGGCTCACCGAGGATTTCGGCTACGACAACTTCTCCAACCTCACGGCCTAGGAGGACGAGGTGTGCTCCAGCGACTCCAGCCTGTTCCGGAGGACGAAGAGACCTTGAGAATAGCGGATGGCAAGGTAACTTCGCGGTGTGCCTTGTATGATATTCTCCATGGTGAGGAACAATAACTAAGCCTTCTACTTTCATAGACTAGTGTGTTGCATTCGCGACAGAAGCTTTCAGCCCTAAATTGAACAGCATTATGCCTGATGAGATCACATATCATTTGTAGTTGACCTCATTTGTGTCAGTACTCAGTAATATAAGAGCTATTCAAGCTTCTCTAGCAAAACTGATGGTTCCGTGATCACAGGTAAAAAGGGTGTCAAGGGATCCCAGCCAGGACCAGCCTTATCCTGGATGCAGCGGGCTAGGATCGCCGTAAGCGCCGCAAGAGGACTCGAATTCCTCCACGAGAAGGCAGAGCCACGTGTCGTCCACCGTGATATCAAGTCCAGCAACATAATGCTCTTTGACAACGACGTTGCAAAGCTAGGAGACTTTGATGTCTCCAATCAGGCCCCTGACATGGCTGCACGTCTTCACTCTACGCGTGTTCTTGGCACCTTTGGTTATCATGCTCCTGAGTATGGGCCCAGTCAGCTTCAGTGCTTGTAGATTCAGATAGGCAAAAATGATGTGCCCCCTCATACTTGCTGGTTTCTGTCAGGTACGCGATGACTGGGCAGCTTAGCGCAAAGAGCGATGTCTACAGCTTTGGAGTCGTGTTGTTGGAGCTTTTAACTGGTCGCAAACCAGTTGATCATACGCTTCCCCGTGGCCAGCAGAGCCTCGTGACATGGGTATGGAGCTTTTTTTCCCAGATTCTTTGGATTCTTGATAGGATGGAAGATAAAACACTGTTTTGCTATGTGCAGGCTACGCCAAGGCTAAGTGAAGACAAGGTGAGGCAATGTGTGGATCCAAGACTTGGACAGGAATACCCTCCGAAGGCTGTCGCCAAGGTAAAAAGTCGAATGTGTTTATCAAGCAATGCAATGTACAAATATTGAGTGCCTGCTGTGACATTAACCCCCATGTTGTGTCAAACAGATGGCTGCAGTGGCTGCCCTGTGCGTGCAGTACGAGGCGGATTTCCGGCCCAACATGAGCATCGTTGTTAAGGCTCTAGCGCCGCTGCTGAACAGCCGGTCAAGCAACAGGCCCGCCGCCTCAGCCTCTACCGCTGCCGTTGAGTGAGCTCCGAGTGGCTACATGTGCTGTGATTCATTTTTCGACACGACGATTGCGTGTACGCGACGAGCTGGTGATGTTTAGGGCCTTTCGCCATGGATCTTGTGGGGTGGTTTGGTGTGATGTTGTACATTTTGAGGGGTGGTGCGGTGTGGTGTGGTGGGATTTTCTTCATCCCTGGACAGGGGGGACCTGCGCTGCGGTACATTGTGGCAGGCAATCCCTGCATCGTTTGTGGCCTCTCGACCTCTCGTAGCCAGCAACAATacacttcatgtttggtcatttcTTCCATGGAAATGGTTACTTCAAAGTGGACAAGATCCTTCCATTGAAAAACTATCATTCACAGATATGTGGTTCAGCCAGTACTACAACTGTACACACTGCTAAGAACTTACATCAGCAAAttgtcagaatcactagtgtaatcACAGATAAACTGTTAACTAGAAAACCATTGCCCTCTCTACAAATAAATCATACATAAAACGGTTACATCCAAGGAAAACCAATAAGCTCATCTGTATGCGAAGATTCAGCGCCTTCGTCAGCAATGTGAAATGGTGGTATGCTGGCCCTTAACGGACCCAAGAAATGTGACAAGGGGAAACGTCTATGTGCTCATTTGGAGGAGGAGGCTCTGCTCCTGCTCGGTTTGGAGTCTGGGTTGTCACTCTTGTCCGTGTCGGAGTTATTGTCCCTCTGTGAATCCATCTCGGTGCTCCCTCCACGGTTGTGCCTGGATCTCCTGTCCTGTTTATATACATAATTTGTATACTTTCGTTACGAGAATGAATCAAAGGTCAACTAACATGTGTGAGACTAAGTCCAACTTAATTGTAAGACTGATTAATCCCACCATGATTTTGGATGAAatgtttcaaaagaaaaaagaagcaaTAGACAGGACTGAGTAAAGACATGCATGAAGTAAACAAGCATCAAGTTGCTTACCCCACGCGGAATTGGGTCATCTGACTCCAGCATCCGCACAACTTGACCCATCTTTGGTCTCTTCTCTGAATCCGGATCCACGCACCTCAAAGCTATTAGAAGTGCACGCTTGAGAGCTCTAGTAGAAGGGCGTGTCTCTATGGTGGGATCCACAACTTCATCTGAGCGCCTGCTAGCAACCATCATCTTTAGCCAGTCAACAAGATTTACCTGCAAATGACATAATATCATTTGTTGAGTTACGAAAGCACAAGGAAAGGGCCCTCGTTTTCATCGAAGAAATAGCAGAAGACAATAAGTGGCACAAGAAACAGATAGATATGAGCATTGTATTTTGTAGCACACTAAGTGGTCAGTGGTCCTTTATCATACAATGGCCAAGTTACGCCCTTTTGAGACCAAAACAGACATACCAGCGCACACAAGGTAATGTGTGCACAAAC contains:
- the LOC124662168 gene encoding probable receptor-like protein kinase At2g47060, with amino-acid sequence MDGRHAPLRLLDRHSVLLAAPSDGGRGVLQRLQPVPEDEETLRIADGKVTSRCALYDILHGKKGVKGSQPGPALSWMQRARIAVSAARGLEFLHEKAEPRVVHRDIKSSNIMLFDNDVAKLGDFDVSNQAPDMAARLHSTRVLGTFGYHAPEYAMTGQLSAKSDVYSFGVVLLELLTGRKPVDHTLPRGQQSLVTWATPRLSEDKVRQCVDPRLGQEYPPKAVAKMAAVAALCVQYEADFRPNMSIVVKALAPLLNSRSSNRPAASASTAAVE